ACAATCCGCATCCACCATGCGTTTCAGTGTGCCCGGTTGTTGCAACTGATGTAGGTGAAGATGGCGTTGTAAGCCAGATATGGTCACGATGTATAGGGTGCCGTTACTGTCAGGTAGCCTGCCCATATGAAGCACGTGTATTCCACTGGTGGAAACCTCGCTATGAAGGGTCCTTCAAAGAATCTCTTAATCCTGATGTTTCAATAGCATCTCGTGGTACCATGGTAAAATGTACCTTCTGTTCACACATCTGGAAACGTGAACGGGATAAAGCCATAGCACAGGGTATCACCGACATCAATGCCGTTACGTACACCCCAGCCTGTGCCAGTGCATGCCCAACTAATGCCATACTATTTGGCGATCTCAATGATCCTTCGTCGCCAGTATATGAACCTAAAATACAGAAGGATCCCAGGGCTGTACGTCTGGTACACTCTATTGATGAACTTAGAACAAAAGATCCGTCCGAATATGAAAAGCGGACTAAAATCAAAGAATATCCAAATCCAAAAGTATATTATTTAACCAGCCAGCAATGGCTTCGTGATAAAATATCTGGATTTAAAAACTCCTAAAAAAAAGCATAAGGAGAGTATACCGTGAGCAAAGTAATAGATTTTTTGAAAAATGAATGGAATAGTTACCCCAGGAATATACAGATATCTCTGTATGTGCTCTTTGCACTGGTAGCATTGTTTGTAATTTTTGCTATTCAGATCCTTTTCTGGGGCTTAGGTTACACCGATATGAATAACCGCTTTGCAATGGGGATATGGATAATCGGTGATTTAGGGTTTGTTGCATTAGGCGGTGGAGCGTTCTTTACAGGTTTTATGCTATATATATTCAGGGTTGATAAACTCCAGCCTTTAATAAATTCCACTGTCCTTATAGGTTTTATGTGCTACCTTTTCACATTTATATTGCTGGTATTTGACATTGGGCAACCACTGAGGGCCTGGTTTGGATATGCATACCCCAACTGGGGACCACATACCATGCCACAATCAATGCTTACAGAAGTAGTCTGGTGTTTAACATTTTACTTTATTGTTCTTTGCATTGAGCTTTTCCCTATCATACTCAGTAATAAATATTTAGATAGATACCCAGCAGTACATTATTTTGCGCATTATTTACATAAATTAATGTGGATATTTGCAGCTATTGGAACATTCCTTTCATTCTTCCATCAGGGATCACTGGGTGGCGGAATGTGGGGTGTATTATATGCCAAGCCATACTGGTTCAGACATCATTATTTCTATTTGGCGATAGTAGCTGCAATAGCCGGCGGTCCCTGCCTTATGATGCTTGCTCCAAAAATTGCAAGCTGGGTTGCTAAAAAAGAGCTTGTACCCAAAGATGCCTATATGACATTAGCACAAATAGCCGGAGTAACATTTATTGCATACTTTTTATTCAGAGTGTATGATCTTTATTCGCTGGCAACTCACTTTGCCCCACTTTTTGACCGCAATCTAGTTGACATGATGGGTGGTTATTATGG
The Spirochaetota bacterium genome window above contains:
- a CDS encoding 4Fe-4S dicluster domain-containing protein, giving the protein MAKMTRRWGMVIDLDKCTGCGACNIACAQENNLPIFKDDSDVPKRVTFLDLIEVTNDKDPKAQYPDVKVAYIPKMCQQCSGNDPNNPHPPCVSVCPVVATDVGEDGVVSQIWSRCIGCRYCQVACPYEARVFHWWKPRYEGSFKESLNPDVSIASRGTMVKCTFCSHIWKRERDKAIAQGITDINAVTYTPACASACPTNAILFGDLNDPSSPVYEPKIQKDPRAVRLVHSIDELRTKDPSEYEKRTKIKEYPNPKVYYLTSQQWLRDKISGFKNS